A genome region from Macaca nemestrina isolate mMacNem1 chromosome 20, mMacNem.hap1, whole genome shotgun sequence includes the following:
- the SAXO5 gene encoding stabilizer of axonemal microtubules 5 isoform X2, whose protein sequence is MAAGALLPCPRPCPMSQQDFLKASHFSLGPDLRLHEGTMHTTSHRDFAYPTATREPPSLQPPPALLFPTDPRWDREERVSEARRAFPPPSTPPWELLQAQARERTLAMQASNLHLHEDAHAGIGLSNARAAYVWPELPARARERIRGARLIFDRDSLPPGDRDKLRIPPTTHQALFPPHDARPQPRAPSRHLGGPNTLKWDYMRQDGTSYQRQFQALPGPPALMCKRASSTVELGDCKISYGSMCSEQKQAYRPQGLPEDRYDKAQAAAHIHYVNIRPGDGLFHDRTTKAEHFYAREPEPFVLHHDQTPESHILKGNWCPGPGSLDTFMQYFYVQPPPATQPPSRHVPHEKLQSHVTLGEPKLLRCFFKTTMGSDYCPSEWRQVQKAPNLHLQPSNLPQGTGEFDFLTMNQKMLKPHGTAPALVTEEMLQRCKYSHMEPPLGGLRFFSTQYKDEFPFKYQGPAALRLKNPQEGFVPLGTPHQHGCREKIDPRAPQPPMYPCPSQ, encoded by the exons ATGGCCGCAGGCGCCCTCCTGCCGTGCCCGCGCCCATGCCCGATGTCCCAGCAGGACTTCCTCAAGGCCTCACACTTCTCGCTGGGGCCCGACCTGCGGCTGCACGAGGGTACCATGCACACCACGTCGCACCGGGACTTCGCCTACCCGACGGCCACCCGGGAGCCGCCGAGCCTGCAGCCGCCGCCCGCGCTGCTTTTCCCAACGGACCCGCGCTGGGACCGGGAAGAGCGCGTGTCGGAGGCGCGCCGCGCGTTCCCGCCGCCGTCGACGCCGCCGTGGGAGCTGCTGCAAGCGCAGGCGCGGGAACGCACGCTCGCCATGCAGGCCAGCAACTTGCACCTGCACGAGGACGCGCACGCCGGGATCGGCCTCTCCAACGCGCGCGCCGCCTACGTCTGGCCCGAGCTGCCGGCGCGCGCCCGAGAGCGGATCCGCGGCGCGCGCCTCATCTTCGACCGCGACTCCCTACCGCCCGGCGACCGCGACAAGTTGCGCATCCCGCCCACCACGCACCAGGCGCTCTTTCCACCCCACGACGCGCGCCCGCAGCCTCGCGCGCCCAGTCGCCACCTCG GAGGCCCCAACACCCTCAAGTGGGACTACATGAGACAAGATGGGACTTCCTACCAAAGACAGTTCCAGGCCCTGCCAGGCCCACCTGCCTTGATGTGTAAGAGG GCCTCCTCTACAGTGGAGCTGGGAGACTGCAAGATCAGCTATGGATCGATGTGTTCGGAGCAGAAACAGGCCTACAGGCCCCAGGGTCTGCCTGAAGATAG GTATGACAAGGCCCAGGCCGCAGCCCACATCCACTATGTAAATATCCGTCCTGGTGACGGCCTCTTTCACGACAGAACCACCAAGGCCGAGCACTTCTATGCCCGGGAGCCAG AACCTTTTGTTCTTCACCACGATCAGACTCCGGAGTCGCACATCCTGAAAGGAAATTGGTGCCCCGGCCCCGGCAGTCTGGACACCTTCATGCAGTACTTCTACGTCCAG CCGCCACCCGCGACACAGCCACCCAGCCGCCACGTGCCTCACGAGAAACTACAGAGTCACGTGACCCTAGGGGAGCCAAAGCTACTCAGATGCTTCTTCAAGACCACCATGGGCTCTGACTACTGCCCCTCCGAGTGGAGGCAGGTGCAGAAAGCGCCCAACCTCCACTTGCAGCCGAGCAACCTGCCGCAGGGGACCGGCG AATTCGATTTTTTAACCATGAACCAGAAGATGCTGAAGCCACACGGAACAGCTCCGGCCCTGGTGACTGAAGAGATGCTACAGCGG TGCAAGTACAGTCACATGGAGCCCCCACTGGGTGGACTGCGCTTCTTCTCAACCCAATACAAGGACGAATTTCCTTTCAAGTATCAGGGTCCAGCAGCCCTGAGACTGAAAAATCCTCAGGAGGGCTTCGTGCCCCTGGGCACGCCTCACCAGCACGGCTGCAGGGAGAAGATAGACCCTCGGGCTCCCCAGCCCCCTATGTACCCGTGCCCCAGCCAGTAA
- the SAXO5 gene encoding stabilizer of axonemal microtubules 5 isoform X3: MPDVPAGLPQGLTLLAGARPAAARGYHAHHVAPGLRLPDGHPGAAEPAAAARAAFPNGPALGPGRARVGGAPRVPAAVDAAVGAAASAGAGTHARHAGQQLAPARGRARRDRPLQRARRLRLARAAGARPRADPRRAPHLRPRLPTARRPRQVAHPAHHAPGALSTPRRAPAASRAQSPPRRPQHPQVGLHETRWDFLPKTVPGPARPTCLDVYDKAQAAAHIHYVNIRPGDGLFHDRTTKAEHFYAREPEPFVLHHDQTPESHILKGNWCPGPGSLDTFMQYFYVQPPPATQPPSRHVPHEKLQSHVTLGEPKLLRCFFKTTMGSDYCPSEWRQVQKAPNLHLQPSNLPQGTGVQVQSHGAPTGWTALLLNPIQGRISFQVSGSSSPETEKSSGGLRAPGHASPARLQGEDRPSGSPAPYVPVPQPVINATLATFHSSPSVSQSRGCLGGWGLGEGTAQERMTPLLLRCHEEYGVKAGHGGSHL, encoded by the exons ATGCCCGATGTCCCAGCAGGACTTCCTCAAGGCCTCACACTTCTCGCTGGGGCCCGACCTGCGGCTGCACGAGGGTACCATGCACACCACGTCGCACCGGGACTTCGCCTACCCGACGGCCACCCGGGAGCCGCCGAGCCTGCAGCCGCCGCCCGCGCTGCTTTTCCCAACGGACCCGCGCTGGGACCGGGAAGAGCGCGTGTCGGAGGCGCGCCGCGCGTTCCCGCCGCCGTCGACGCCGCCGTGGGAGCTGCTGCAAGCGCAGGCGCGGGAACGCACGCTCGCCATGCAGGCCAGCAACTTGCACCTGCACGAGGACGCGCACGCCGGGATCGGCCTCTCCAACGCGCGCGCCGCCTACGTCTGGCCCGAGCTGCCGGCGCGCGCCCGAGAGCGGATCCGCGGCGCGCGCCTCATCTTCGACCGCGACTCCCTACCGCCCGGCGACCGCGACAAGTTGCGCATCCCGCCCACCACGCACCAGGCGCTCTTTCCACCCCACGACGCGCGCCCGCAGCCTCGCGCGCCCAGTCGCCACCTCG GAGGCCCCAACACCCTCAAGTGGGACTACATGAGACAAGATGGGACTTCCTACCAAAGACAGTTCCAGGCCCTGCCAGGCCCACCTGCCTTGATGT GTATGACAAGGCCCAGGCCGCAGCCCACATCCACTATGTAAATATCCGTCCTGGTGACGGCCTCTTTCACGACAGAACCACCAAGGCCGAGCACTTCTATGCCCGGGAGCCAG AACCTTTTGTTCTTCACCACGATCAGACTCCGGAGTCGCACATCCTGAAAGGAAATTGGTGCCCCGGCCCCGGCAGTCTGGACACCTTCATGCAGTACTTCTACGTCCAG CCGCCACCCGCGACACAGCCACCCAGCCGCCACGTGCCTCACGAGAAACTACAGAGTCACGTGACCCTAGGGGAGCCAAAGCTACTCAGATGCTTCTTCAAGACCACCATGGGCTCTGACTACTGCCCCTCCGAGTGGAGGCAGGTGCAGAAAGCGCCCAACCTCCACTTGCAGCCGAGCAACCTGCCGCAGGGGACCGGCG TGCAAGTACAGTCACATGGAGCCCCCACTGGGTGGACTGCGCTTCTTCTCAACCCAATACAAGGACGAATTTCCTTTCAAGTATCAGGGTCCAGCAGCCCTGAGACTGAAAAATCCTCAGGAGGGCTTCGTGCCCCTGGGCACGCCTCACCAGCACGGCTGCAGGGAGAAGATAGACCCTCGGGCTCCCCAGCCCCCTATGTACCCGTGCCCCAGCCAGTAATAAATGCCACCTTGGCAACATTCCACTCTTCCCCATCAGTCAGCCAGTCCAGAGGATGCTTgggtgggtgggggctgggggaagggactGCACAGGAAAGGATGACTCCATTGTTGCTGCGTTGCCATGAAGAGTATGGAGTcaaggctggacacggtggctcacacctgtaa
- the SAXO5 gene encoding stabilizer of axonemal microtubules 5 isoform X4: protein MAAGALLPCPRPCPMSQQDFLKASHFSLGPDLRLHEGTMHTTSHRDFAYPTATREPPSLQPPPALLFPTDPRWDREERVSEARRAFPPPSTPPWELLQAQARERTLAMQASNLHLHEDAHAGIGLSNARAAYVWPELPARARERIRGARLIFDRDSLPPGDRDKLRIPPTTHQALFPPHDARPQPRAPSRHLGGPNTLKWDYMRQDGTSYQRQFQALPGPPALMCKRASSTVELGDCKISYGSMCSEQKQAYRPQGLPEDRYDKAQAAAHIHYVNIRPGDGLFHDRTTKAEHFYAREPEPFVLHHDQTPESHILKGNWCPGPGSLDTFMQYFYVQPPPATQPPSRHVPHEKLQSHVTLGEPKLLRCFFKTTMGSDYCPSEWRQVQKAPNLHLQPSNLPQGTGEFDFLTMNQKMLKPHGTAPALVTEEMLQRAKARNHLNLGGGGCSEITPLNSSLGSRARLHLNK, encoded by the exons ATGGCCGCAGGCGCCCTCCTGCCGTGCCCGCGCCCATGCCCGATGTCCCAGCAGGACTTCCTCAAGGCCTCACACTTCTCGCTGGGGCCCGACCTGCGGCTGCACGAGGGTACCATGCACACCACGTCGCACCGGGACTTCGCCTACCCGACGGCCACCCGGGAGCCGCCGAGCCTGCAGCCGCCGCCCGCGCTGCTTTTCCCAACGGACCCGCGCTGGGACCGGGAAGAGCGCGTGTCGGAGGCGCGCCGCGCGTTCCCGCCGCCGTCGACGCCGCCGTGGGAGCTGCTGCAAGCGCAGGCGCGGGAACGCACGCTCGCCATGCAGGCCAGCAACTTGCACCTGCACGAGGACGCGCACGCCGGGATCGGCCTCTCCAACGCGCGCGCCGCCTACGTCTGGCCCGAGCTGCCGGCGCGCGCCCGAGAGCGGATCCGCGGCGCGCGCCTCATCTTCGACCGCGACTCCCTACCGCCCGGCGACCGCGACAAGTTGCGCATCCCGCCCACCACGCACCAGGCGCTCTTTCCACCCCACGACGCGCGCCCGCAGCCTCGCGCGCCCAGTCGCCACCTCG GAGGCCCCAACACCCTCAAGTGGGACTACATGAGACAAGATGGGACTTCCTACCAAAGACAGTTCCAGGCCCTGCCAGGCCCACCTGCCTTGATGTGTAAGAGG GCCTCCTCTACAGTGGAGCTGGGAGACTGCAAGATCAGCTATGGATCGATGTGTTCGGAGCAGAAACAGGCCTACAGGCCCCAGGGTCTGCCTGAAGATAG GTATGACAAGGCCCAGGCCGCAGCCCACATCCACTATGTAAATATCCGTCCTGGTGACGGCCTCTTTCACGACAGAACCACCAAGGCCGAGCACTTCTATGCCCGGGAGCCAG AACCTTTTGTTCTTCACCACGATCAGACTCCGGAGTCGCACATCCTGAAAGGAAATTGGTGCCCCGGCCCCGGCAGTCTGGACACCTTCATGCAGTACTTCTACGTCCAG CCGCCACCCGCGACACAGCCACCCAGCCGCCACGTGCCTCACGAGAAACTACAGAGTCACGTGACCCTAGGGGAGCCAAAGCTACTCAGATGCTTCTTCAAGACCACCATGGGCTCTGACTACTGCCCCTCCGAGTGGAGGCAGGTGCAGAAAGCGCCCAACCTCCACTTGCAGCCGAGCAACCTGCCGCAGGGGACCGGCG AATTCGATTTTTTAACCATGAACCAGAAGATGCTGAAGCCACACGGAACAGCTCCGGCCCTGGTGACTGAAGAGATGCTACAGCGG GCTAAAGCacggaatcacttgaacctgggaggcggaggttgcagtgagatcacaccactgaactccagcctgggcagcagagcaagactacatctcaataaataa
- the SAXO5 gene encoding stabilizer of axonemal microtubules 5 isoform X1 translates to MAAGALLPCPRPCPMSQQDFLKASHFSLGPDLRLHEGTMHTTSHRDFAYPTATREPPSLQPPPALLFPTDPRWDREERVSEARRAFPPPSTPPWELLQAQARERTLAMQASNLHLHEDAHAGIGLSNARAAYVWPELPARARERIRGARLIFDRDSLPPGDRDKLRIPPTTHQALFPPHDARPQPRAPSRHLGGPNTLKWDYMRQDGTSYQRQFQALPGPPALMCKRASSTVELGDCKISYGSMCSEQKQAYRPQGLPEDRYDKAQAAAHIHYVNIRPGDGLFHDRTTKAEHFYAREPEPFVLHHDQTPESHILKGNWCPGPGSLDTFMQYFYVQPPPATQPPSRHVPHEKLQSHVTLGEPKLLRCFFKTTMGSDYCPSEWRQVQKAPNLHLQPSNLPQGTGVQVQSHGAPTGWTALLLNPIQGRISFQVSGSSSPETEKSSGGLRAPGHASPARLQGEDRPSGSPAPYVPVPQPVINATLATFHSSPSVSQSRGCLGGWGLGEGTAQERMTPLLLRCHEEYGVKAGHGGSHL, encoded by the exons ATGGCCGCAGGCGCCCTCCTGCCGTGCCCGCGCCCATGCCCGATGTCCCAGCAGGACTTCCTCAAGGCCTCACACTTCTCGCTGGGGCCCGACCTGCGGCTGCACGAGGGTACCATGCACACCACGTCGCACCGGGACTTCGCCTACCCGACGGCCACCCGGGAGCCGCCGAGCCTGCAGCCGCCGCCCGCGCTGCTTTTCCCAACGGACCCGCGCTGGGACCGGGAAGAGCGCGTGTCGGAGGCGCGCCGCGCGTTCCCGCCGCCGTCGACGCCGCCGTGGGAGCTGCTGCAAGCGCAGGCGCGGGAACGCACGCTCGCCATGCAGGCCAGCAACTTGCACCTGCACGAGGACGCGCACGCCGGGATCGGCCTCTCCAACGCGCGCGCCGCCTACGTCTGGCCCGAGCTGCCGGCGCGCGCCCGAGAGCGGATCCGCGGCGCGCGCCTCATCTTCGACCGCGACTCCCTACCGCCCGGCGACCGCGACAAGTTGCGCATCCCGCCCACCACGCACCAGGCGCTCTTTCCACCCCACGACGCGCGCCCGCAGCCTCGCGCGCCCAGTCGCCACCTCG GAGGCCCCAACACCCTCAAGTGGGACTACATGAGACAAGATGGGACTTCCTACCAAAGACAGTTCCAGGCCCTGCCAGGCCCACCTGCCTTGATGTGTAAGAGG GCCTCCTCTACAGTGGAGCTGGGAGACTGCAAGATCAGCTATGGATCGATGTGTTCGGAGCAGAAACAGGCCTACAGGCCCCAGGGTCTGCCTGAAGATAG GTATGACAAGGCCCAGGCCGCAGCCCACATCCACTATGTAAATATCCGTCCTGGTGACGGCCTCTTTCACGACAGAACCACCAAGGCCGAGCACTTCTATGCCCGGGAGCCAG AACCTTTTGTTCTTCACCACGATCAGACTCCGGAGTCGCACATCCTGAAAGGAAATTGGTGCCCCGGCCCCGGCAGTCTGGACACCTTCATGCAGTACTTCTACGTCCAG CCGCCACCCGCGACACAGCCACCCAGCCGCCACGTGCCTCACGAGAAACTACAGAGTCACGTGACCCTAGGGGAGCCAAAGCTACTCAGATGCTTCTTCAAGACCACCATGGGCTCTGACTACTGCCCCTCCGAGTGGAGGCAGGTGCAGAAAGCGCCCAACCTCCACTTGCAGCCGAGCAACCTGCCGCAGGGGACCGGCG TGCAAGTACAGTCACATGGAGCCCCCACTGGGTGGACTGCGCTTCTTCTCAACCCAATACAAGGACGAATTTCCTTTCAAGTATCAGGGTCCAGCAGCCCTGAGACTGAAAAATCCTCAGGAGGGCTTCGTGCCCCTGGGCACGCCTCACCAGCACGGCTGCAGGGAGAAGATAGACCCTCGGGCTCCCCAGCCCCCTATGTACCCGTGCCCCAGCCAGTAATAAATGCCACCTTGGCAACATTCCACTCTTCCCCATCAGTCAGCCAGTCCAGAGGATGCTTgggtgggtgggggctgggggaagggactGCACAGGAAAGGATGACTCCATTGTTGCTGCGTTGCCATGAAGAGTATGGAGTcaaggctggacacggtggctcacacctgtaa